The Curtobacterium herbarum genome contains the following window.
TGCCCGATGTCCCGGCCAGCGCCCCGGACCGGCGAGCGGGCGGAACACCAGGGTTCCCCGGCGCGATCAGCCCCACATCCGCCCGTTCGCCGACGGGGTTCGTGCCCGCCCCGGCCGCCCCGCCGCGCCAGCTCCGCTGCGCGGTCGCCCAGCCGCCAGCCGGACGTCCCAGCGGCCCCGTCCCTCCTTCCCTCCCGAGGCGAGCGGGCGGAACACCAGGGATGCGCTCGGGGGCAGCGCGCATCTCGGCCCACTCACCGGAGACGACCGCGGCCGGAACGCTCGCAGCAACGCCTCGCTGCCACGGCAGCGGAAGCAGCAGCACCAGCCGCGTCGGCCGCGTCAGCCGCGGCAGCGGTGCGAGCGGGCGGAATGCCACTGTCCGCGGAGGAACGACCGCGCTGATCAGCCCGCTCGCCTCTGGGCGGGCCCGCTGGGGCGGCCAGCCGGTCAGCCGGCCAGCTGCGCTGAGCCGCTGGGGCGAGCGGGCGGAATGCCAGGGCTCGGGTTCGAGCCGGGGGATGTTTCCGCCCGCTCGCGCTCCCGGGAGGTGGGAAGCGGAGTCACCGCACGCGCCCCGCAGGACCAGCACGCCCTCGCAGCGACGGGGCGCGCGTCAGGCCGCGCCGGGGCCCCGCTCCGCGGCGACCGCATCGACGACCGCAACCGCGCCTGCACCCGCACCCGTGTCCGCCCCGGCGCGCGCACCCTCGGCCTCGCGCTCGAGCCGTGCGATCCGCTGGAGCGCCGCTCGCTCGCTGCCGGACTGGCTGCCGAGCACGCCCGTGATCCCGTCGAGGACCAGTCCGGTCGCCCGGTCGACCGGCAGCTCGATCGGGCCGAGCATCGAGGACCGGATCCCGAGCAGCGCCCGGTGTCGCGGGTCGAGGGTCGACACGGCGCCCTGGTACAGCGCGCGGTAGCCCGGTCGGAGCATCGCGGCGAGGGGCGGGTTCTTGATGAAGCGCAGGACCTCGCGCGTCCGGGGCGTCACCGCGAGCTCGCCACGGTCGAGGTAGCCGTCCATCTGTGCGCGGAGTTCCGCCTCGGTCTCGGGGGCGTCCTGCACGCGCATCAGTCGTCCGGCGATCGCCCACTCGCGGACGTAGGCGTCGGCGCCGCCCGGGATCGGCTCTCCCCAGCGCTGGGCGGTGCGGAGGAAGGCGTCCGTGAAGGCGAGGTGGACCCAGCGGGCCAGGTCGGGGTCGTTGGCGGTGTACGGGCGGCCGATGCCGTGGCCGTCCACGTACTGGCCACGCACGCGCTCGTGCAGCCGGAGCACCCACTCACTGCCGGAGGTCGCGGTCGCGGTGTCGCCGTGGGTCACGGTGTAGATCCACCGGATGGTGCCGGCGAGACGGCCGAACGGGTCCTCCCGGTACCGGGAGTGGTCGGCGACCCCGGCGAGCGCCCCCGGGTGCAGGGCCTGGACCAGGAGTGCGCGGACGCCGGCGACGATGGTCTGGTTGCCGCCGTGGACCGACCAGGTGGCGGAGCCGGGGCCGAAGAATCCGGCGTCGGTGCCCTTCTCGAGTTCGTCCACCCACTCCGGGCTGCCGTGGGTGTTGCCCGTGAACGTAGCTTGCAGACGGGTGCGGAGCGCATCGGTGACGAACGACATGGGGTGATGCTCCGTCCGGCCCCTGACAGCGCACCGAGGGCCCTCCGGAAACCGCGCCCGACACCGGCACCGCCGCGCCCGACACCGGCACCGCCCGCACCCGCAGCACCCCGCGCCTGACAACCCCTCGGGTCCGCCCGCTAGGTTGGATCGTGTGACCACCGACACCCCTCGTCCCTGGCTCGCCTCCTACGCGTCAGGGGTGCCGCACGACATCGAACCGATGTCGGGTTCCCTCCCCGACCTGGTCGAGCAGTCCGCCCGCCGCTTCCCGAAGGCCGTGGCACTCGAGTTCTTCACGCGGGAGACCACCTACGCGGAGCTCGAGGAGCAGATCGCCCGCGCGGCGAACGGCCTGCGGAAGCTCGGCGTGACGAAGGGCGACCGGGTGGCGCTGGTGCTGCCGAACTGCCCGCAGCACGTGGTGGCGTTCTACGCGGTCCTCCGCCTGGGCGGCATCGTCGTGGAGCACAACCCGCTGTACACGCCGCGTGAGCTGCGCCACCAGTTCGAGGACCACGGTGCGACGGTCGCGATCGCGTGGGACAAGTCGGTGGCGACGCTGCAGGACTTCCCGGCGGACGTCGCCCTCCGCGCGATCGTGTCGGTGGACCTGACCCGTGCGATGCCCCGGACCACCCGTCTGGCGCTGTCGCTGCCGGTGGCGAAGGCCCGCGAGTCCCGGGCGAAGCTGACGACCTCGGTGTCCGGCACGACCCGCTGGGACGACCTGGTGTCGACCCGGAAGCTGTCGAAGCGGCACCCCTGTCCGGAGACCGACGACGTCGCGCTCATCCAGTACACCTCCGGCACGACCGGCACCCCGAAGGGCGCCGTCCTGACGCACCGGAACCTGCTGGCGAACGCCGCCCAGGCGCGGGCCTGGATCCCGCAGATCAGCGCGGGTGACGGCAGCGTCGTGCACGCGGTGCTGCCGATGTTCCACGCGTACGGCTTGACGCTGTGCCTCACGTTCGCGATGAGCATCGCCGGGAGGCTCGTCCTCTTCCCGGCGTTCGACCCCGCGTTGGTCCTCAAGGCGATCAAGAAGCGTCCGCCGACGTTCCTGCCGGCCGTGCCGCCGATCTACGCTCGGCTGCAGCACGCCGCCGACTCGGCGAAGGTGTCGCTGGCCGGCATCGACATCGGCATCTCGGGTGCGATGCCGCTGTCGCAGGACGTCATCGAGCCGTGGGAGGCCCGCACCGGCGGCTTCCTGGTGGAGGGCTACGGCCTGTCCGAGTGCTCCCCCGTGCTGATGGCGAACCCGGTGTCGGACGCCCGACGTCTCGGTGCGATCGGGCTGCCGCTGCCGTCGACCGAGTGCCGTGTGGTGGACCCCGACGACGAGTCCCGGGTGCTGGGGACCGACGAGTCCGGCGAGCTGCAGGTCCGCGGTCCGCAGGTGTTCGGCGGCTACTGGGGCAAGGCCGAGGCCACCGACGAGGTCTTCACCTCCGACGGCTGGTTCCGCACCGGGGACATCGTGGCGATCGACGCGGACGGCTTCGTGCGGATCGTCGACCGGCTCAAGGAGCTCATCATCACCGGCGGGTTCAACGTGGCGCCGTCCGAGGTCGAGGACACGCTCCTCAAGCACCCGAGCGTCAAGGAGGTCGCGGTCGTCGGCATCGTGCAGAGCGGCAACGAGCAGGTCGTCGCCGCCGTGATCCCGACCGACCCGGCGACCTTCGACGCGGAGGCGCTGCGGGCATGGTCGCGCGACCACCTGGCCGCGTACAAGGTGCCGCGTCGTGTGGTGGTGGTCGAGGACCTCCCCCGGTCGATGATCGGCAAGGTCCTGCGCCGCAAGGTGCGCGACGCGATCCTGCACCGTTAGCTGCCCGGCAGCGCGCGCCGGCCGCCGGCTCCTCCTCGCTGCTGATCCGCGACGGTGGTCGCGGCGTCCCCCTCGGCGGCGTCGACCAGGGTGACGACGACGCGGTGTTCGCCGACCGGTCACGGAGGACCGGTCGGCCGGGTTCGGCGTGGAGCGACGGACGTCAGTCAGACGTCGAAGCCACCGCCGAAGTCGCTGGAGCCCTGGTCGAACCCGCCGTCGGACATGCCGCCGAGGTCGGAACCACCGTCGCCCCACGAGGCGTCGTCGTACCCGCCACCGTCGGCCACGCCGCCGTCGTACTCGCCGCCGTCGGCCGCGCCGCCATCGCCGGATCCGCTCCCGGTGTCCCCCGATCCACCGTCATCCGCACCACTCGCATCAGTTCCACCGTCGAACGCCCCGGGGTCCGGCAGGAAGGCGCTCATCAGGGCGGACCCGATCACGTAGCCGCCGACGGTGCCGAGCAGGGAGGCGCCGAGCATGCTCCCGAACCCGGGCCCCTGCCGACCGCCGATGCCACCGCCACCGAAGCCGCCGCCGCCGAGGCCACCGAGCGAGCGCTCCATGTACCCGGGCTGCCGGAGCTCGGACCGGGTCGCGCTCTGGGCGAGGGACCGCGGGTCGTCGCCACGAGGGGCCTCGCCGGCCGGAGCGGAGCGGGTGAACTCGTCGTAGACCATCCGGCGCTGCTCGGGCGTCAGGGTGGTGAACGCCTCGGCGTGCACCTCCTCGATGCGCTCGGGCGGCGCGGTGCGGAGCAGGTAGCGGTACCGCTCGACGGCCCGCTGGTCCTCGACCCCGGCCTGCTGCCCCGTCCCCGGCTGCACGGGAGCACCGTACGGCGCGGCCGGTGCCGCCGGCGCCTGCTGGTACGACTGCTGGCCGTACTGGTACCCCGGCTGCGGTGCCCCACCGGTCCCGTTGCGTGGCTGCTCCGGACGCTCCTCGCGGCCGAGCAGACGGTCGAGGAATCCCATGGTGTGCTCCTTCGTCGCGGGCACCGTGCCCGCTGCCGCCCACGGTAGGCACCGGTGGCCGGGCCTGACTGTGCGTGCGCTCAGAAGCCGCCGTGGGCCTCCCGGCCGGGAGGCCCGTCCCCCGTCAGGACGCCGACCCGCCTCCGGTGACCGCCGCGGTCCACACCTGGAACAGCTCGTCCGCCGCACCCGGGTGCGCCACCAGGAACGGTGCGCCGACCGGCGGGAAGTCCTGCACCGGCCCGTCGAGGGTCAGCACGACCCCGCCGGCCTCGTGCACGAGCAGCACCGCGGCACCGTGGTCGACCGGGCTGAACGACGAGACGCAGCCGCCGATCCCCCGGCCGGCAGCGACCTGCGCGATGGTCAGCGTGCCCGACCCCTGCACCCGGAGCGTGCACGAACGGTCGGCCAGGGCGTCGAGGAACGCGCCGAACCCGGGCCACGGACGGTGTCCGTCGAGCTCGGTCCCCACGACGGCACCGGCGAGCGCCCGCGGGACGTCGTCGAGTCGCAGGGCGCGGTCGCGCACGACGGCGCCGCGTCCGCGACGGGCTTCGAGCACCTCGCCGCGCCAGGGGTCGGCGACCACCCCGACGAGCGGGCGCCCGCCGCGGGTCAGGCAGAGCGACATGGAGGTCCACGGCACCCCGTTCACCAGGTTCGTCGTGCCGTCGACGGGGTCGAGGTACCAGCGGTGCCGGTCGCCCGGTGCGTCGCCGTACTCCTCGCCCGTGAAGCCGTGCGTGGGGAAGGCGGTCCGCACCCGGGAGCGGACGTGCTGCTCGACGAGCCGGTCGACGTCGGTGACCAGGTCGGCGGGGTCGGCCTTGGTGGTGACCTCGCTGACGGGGTGCTCGCGGGTGAAGGCGATCACCTCGTGGGCGATCCGGTGGGCGAGGGCCTGCGCACGCGAGGCCACCTCGGTCTCGGTCGGTTCGCGGTCCCGCTCCGGCCAACCGTCCCGCTCGGCGGCGGCGAAGGCGGCCCGGATCGCGGCGACGTCGTTCGTGGTGATCGAGTCGACGCCGAGCCGCGCGGCCCAGAGCGCGGGTTCGGCGTCGTCGACGGTCCAGACGGCGACGCGCAGGCCGAGCGCGTGCGCGGCCTGGACGGTGCGCGGGGTGAGGAAGGCGACGTCGAGGTTGATCGTCGAGGGCGTCAGGGCCAGCAGGTCCTCGGCGGTCGGCGGTTCGAGCGACTGCCAGGCGAGCCACACGTCGGCGTCGGGCAGCTCGGCGCGGACGGCCGCCATCGCTGCGGGCGCGCCGCACCAGGAGACGGCGGTCGTGCCACCGAAGCCGGCGACGGTGCGCGCGGCGACGACCGCGTCCGCCGCGTCGGTCAGGTCGACGAGCAGGGTCGACGCACAGCCGTCGAGGCGCTCGAGTGCGGCGTCGAGCCGTGGGATCCGGTCGAGGCCGTTGCCGAGCCGGGCGACGTCGCACCAGCGGACCTCGGAGACCGGGCGGGCGTCACCCCACATCCGGCCGAGGGTCTCGTCGTGGAGCAGGACCGCGACGCCGTCGGCGGTGCGTCGGACGTCCACCTCGATCGTCTCGGCGCCGAGGGCCTCCGCGACCGCGATCGCGGGCAGGGTGTTCTCGCGTCGGACCCGCGGGGCGCCCCTGTGCGCGACGAGACGTGGGACCCGAACCACGCTACCGACCGCGTCCGGCGCCGGCGCGGACGGGGTGACCGTGGCCTCCTGGGCGGTCATCGTCCGGCCTCCACCAGCACGCCGTCGCGGTAGACGAGCACCGCGCCGAGCCGCACGCCGGTCTCGGTGCCGACCGCGGGTGGCGGGCCGGTGACGAACGCCCGGAGTTCGGCGTCGCCAGCGTGGAGGACGAGCTCGGCGAAGTGCCCGCGCATCAGGACCCGGGACACGGTGGCGCGGACCGGGCCGTCGTCGGTGAGCACGACCTCCTCGGGGCGGACGAGGACCTCGTCACCGTCGGTGGACGGGGCGACCACGCCGGCGAGGAACGCGCCCGCGACACGGCTCGTGGCGCCGATGAACGACGCGACGAACCGGGTCGACGGTCTGGCGTAGAGGTCGGTGGGCGATGCGACCTGCTCGATCCGGCCGTCGTGCATCACGGCGATCCGGTCCGAGACACTGAGCGCCTCGTCCTGGTCGTGCGTGACGATGACGGTCGTGATGCCCAGACGCTGCTGGATGCGGCGGATCTCGTCGCGGACGCTGACGCGGAGCTTGGCGTCGAGGTTCGACAGCGGCTCGTCGAGGAGCAGCACGTCGGGCTCCTGGACGATCGCACGGGCCAGGGCGACACGCTGCTGCTCGCCGCCGGAGATCGCCGTCGGCTTCGACGTCGCGTGGTGGGTCAGGCCGACGAGCTCGAGTGCCTCGTGCACACGTCGGCGGGTCTCGGCCTTCGACACCCGCCGGGTCCGCAGCGGGAACGCCACGTTCTGCGTCACCGTCATGTGCGGCCAGAGTGCGTAGTTCTGGAACACCATCGCACTCGGCCGGCGCTCCGGTCCGAGGTCGGTCACGTCCGCACCGCCCATCGTCACGGTGCCGGCGTCGACGGGCAGGAAGCCGGCGACCATGCGGAGGGTGGTGGTCTTGCCGCAGCCGGACGGGCCGAGCAGCGAGACGAGCTCGCCCTTCGCCACGTCGAGGTCGATGCCGGCGACGACGTCACGGCCGCCGAGGGACTTGGTCAGGCCCCGCAGGGCGAGTCCGCCGCCGGTCCGGTCGTCGGTGGGCCGGCCGACGGCCGGGAGGCTCGGTGCGGGGTCCGCGAGGAGCGTTGCGTCCGACATGGGGTCGCCTTTCGTGCTGCGTGTGGTCATCGGATCTGGAACCCGTCCGCCAGACGGCCGCCCATGATGTGCTTGCGGGCGAGGGTCATGAGCACCACCGACGGGATGCTCAGCGCGATCGCGAAGACCGCCGACACCTGGCGTGGCGAGTTGAGGACGAGCGAGTACATCGCCGTCGGCATGGTCATGTAGGCCGGGGCGCCGACCAGGTAGGTGCCCTGGGCCTCGTCGAACGACGCCAGGAAGCTCATCACCATCGCGACGAGGATGCCCGGCCAGGCGATCGGGAACGTCACCGACCAGAACGTGCGCCAGCGGCCGGCTCCGGCGTCGCGTGCGGCCTCCTCGAGCGACCGCGGCACGGCCGAGAACGCCGCCGCGGGCAGCCACGTCATGAACACGACGCAGCCGAGGACGTGGACGATGAGGATGCCCGTGACCGTGTTCATCAGGTCCAGCGCCGTGAACATCGCCGACATCGTGACGAACAGCCCCATCTTCGGGAAGGCGTTGGTCGCGAACAGGCCGACCAGCACCACCCGGCGCCCGGGGAACTCGATGCGGCTGATCGCCCAGGCGGCCGGCAGGCAGACCACCGCGGCGATGAGGACCGTCAGCGGGGCGAGCACGAGCGAGTTCTGCACGGCGACCGCGAGCGAGGGGTCCTGGAACACGGTCCCCCACCACTTCAGCGTCCACCCGTCGGGCAGCAGGTCGGGGTACGTCCAGCTCGTGGCGAAGGCCCGGACGGCGAGCCAGAGCAGCGGGCCGGCGATGAACACGGCCAGGACGACGGCGGTCGCCCAGACCAGGGCGGTGCCGGTGAGACGCTTGATCATCGCTGTCCCTTCCCGAGTTCGCGGGCGTTGGAGCGCACGGTGGACCGCAGGTACAGGACACTGGCGGCCGCGGCGAACGCGAACACGATGAACGCCATGGCGGTGGACTGCTGCGGGCGGTTGTACGACTGGAAGTACTTGGAGATGTCGACGCCGAGCATCGACGGGGCGTTCGGACCGGTGAAGTACGGCACGGTGAACGACCCGAGCACACCGATCACGGTGAACGTCGTCGCGATGACCATCGGCGTCGCGGCCATCGGCAGGAGCACCTGCCAGACGACGCGCCACGTGCTCGCACCCGCGTCACGTGCGGCCTCGATCAGGGCGTCGGGTGTGCCCTGCAGTGCTCCGGCGATCATCAGCACGGCGAACGGCAGACTCGTCCAGACGCTGCCGAAGACGACCGCGACGAGCGTGTAGCCCCACACCGGCACGTCGATGCCCACCTGGGCACCGGCGCTCCGCAGGAACCCCTGCGCGTCGGTGAAGGTCAGGATCGACCAGCTGGCGATCACGACCGGGACGAAGATCGGCACGACGGCGAGCACGCTGAGCGTCCGGCCGAGGAACCCGCCGCGCAGCCGGAGGATCACGGCGATGAGCACCGCGAGCGCGATCGTCAGCCCGGTCGAGGCGAGCGTCACCCCGATCGTGGCGCCGAGGTCGCGGAGGAACGTCGGGTTGCCGAGCAGGGTGCCGTACACCGCGAACGAGAACCCGCTGACGGTGTCCTGACCGATGTCGGCGAGCGCCTGGTTCAGGCCGCCGGTGAACCCGAGGCTGAACAGCGCCGCGTTGACCACCGGCACGCCGACGAACAGCACGACGACCAGCACCGGAGCGGTGACGAGCGCGAGGCCCTGGACGCGCCGACGGCGTTCGAGCCGCTGCTGGGTGGTGCGCTGCCCGGTCGGCCCGCTGCCGCGGGCCGGGGACGGGACGGGCGGGAGGCCCGTGGCGGAGTCACCACGGGCCTCCCGGTCGAGCGCCGGGCCGTTCGGGACGGTCTGGGTCACTGCGGGACCTTCGCGTCCCACGCCGCGTTCATGTCGGCGGCGAACTCGCTCTGGAAGCCGAGGCGGAGCTTCGTCGGGTCCGCCTTCGAGAACTGCTCGGCGACGCTCGACGGCAGCGAGCTGAGCGGGATGACCGGGTAGCCGGACACGGCCTGGGCGACGAGCTGCTGGCCCTTCGACGACAGGACGAAGTCGGCGAGTTCCTCGGCGGCCTGCTTCTTGGCCTTCGGCTCGGTCTTCGGGATGCCGAGGTAGCTCGCGCTGCCCGTGAACGACGGGTCGGAGATCTGCGTGAACGCGACGTCCTTGCCGATCGTGCCGGCCTTCTGCGCGGTGATGAACTGGTCGCTCCACACCGGGGCCATCTGGATCTGGCCGGAGCCGAGCATCTGCAGCACCTGGTCGTTGCCGTTCGGGTAGACGCCCTTCTGGTACGTCGACGGGCCGAGGTCCTTGAGCGCCGCGAAGCCCTTGTCCCACTTCGACTCGAGCGACTTGTCGTACGTCGTCTGCATCGTGGTCTGCTCGTGCTCGGACAGGTACTTCGCCAGGACCGTCATCACGAACGCGCCGCCCGAGCCACCGGAGGACGGCGAGTTGTAGGCGAACTGGCCCGGGTTCGCCTTGATCCAGGCCATCAGGTCGTCGAGGGTCTTCGGCGGGTCGGTGACCTTCTTCGTGTCGTAGGCGAGCAGCACGCTCGAGGCGCGGTACGGGATCGCCCGGTCGCCGCCCTGCTGCTTCGTCGCCGCGGGGACGTGCGCCAGGTTCGGGATCGCGCTGTCGTCGATCTTCGCCATCAGGCCGGCCTTGCCCGCGGTGGTGACGAAGCCGGCGTCGACCAGGTCGTAGGCCACGGTCTTGTTCGCCTTGACCGCGGTCGCCAGGTTCGCCTGGGTCTGCGCGTCGTGCTCGCCGTGCAGGTCGATGCTGGTGTGGACCGAGATCTTCGGGTGCATCTTCTCGAAGGCGGGGATGAGCGACTTGTCCCAGAGGTCCTGGACGTTGGTGTCGCCGCTGATGAACACGGTCAGGCTCGTCGAGCCGGCGGGCTCGTCGGCGTCGTTGGAGGCGTTCGCGCTCTGGACGCAGCCGGAGAGGGCGATGGATGCGGCGGCCGCGATGGCGACGCCGGCGAGGACTCGGGTCTTCACGTCGGAGGTCTCCTGGTTCGTGGGGGCAGTGCTCGGAGGGGGGAGAGGTGTGGGAACGTTCCCGCACCGGGGTCGAGTGTGGTGCGGTCCGGTGAACTCCAGGTACCGCGCTCGTCGCCATCGGGTGAACTCCGGGCGGCCGGATGCACGGGCGTGTCTGAGCGGTCGGCGAACCGTCCACCCGGGCTGCTGCGAGGATGGCCAGATGCTCCTCCTCCACCCGGCGACGACGGCTGCAGCGGTGGCCGCGTGAACGGCGGACGCGGTACCCAACCGACGATCGTCGACGTCGCCGCCCGCGCAGGCGTGTCGAAGTCCGCGGTCAGCCGGGTCCTGTCCGGCACCGGGCGGTACTCCGACGAGACCCGCGAACGTGTCGAGCGGGCCGCGGCCGAGCTCGGCTACGTCGCCAACGCCATGGCACGAGGACTGGTCAGCGGTCGGACGCACACGATCGGCATGCTCATGCGGGACGCGTCCTCGATGGTCTACACCGCACTGCACGCCGTGATGGAGCGCCGCGCCTCCGAGCTCGGATACCGCGTCGTCACGACCACGGGCGTCGGGCGGGTCGAGGACGAGAAGTCCGCGCTCGCCGCACTGGTCTCGATGCGCGTCGACGGGCTCGTGGTCTGCAGCGGCCTGATGCCCGCGTCCGAGATCGCCGACTTCGCCCCGCGCATCGCCACGGTCGTCGCCGGCCGCCCGGAGCTGCACCCCGCACTGTCGAGCGTGTACTGCGACGAGGTCGACGGCGGCGCGGTCATCGCGGACACCGTCGCCGACGCCGGGCACACCGCGGTCGTCGTCCTCACCGTGCCGGTCGGGGACGCGATCACCCAGCACGCCCGATCGCGGGCGATGGTCGAGCGCCTCCGAGCACGCGGTACCCGGGTCATCGACATCGACGCGAGCTTCGTGCGACCACCCGAGGACCTGGCAGCCGACGTGGTCGACGTCATGCGCGAGTCCGGCACCACCGCGGTGATGTGCCCGACGGACCGGCTCATGCTCGACCTGTGCGGAGCCCTCGCCCGCCGCGGCGTCCGGGTCCCCGAGGACGTCTCGGTGACCGGGTTCGACGGCGTCCACCCGCTCGCGGACGACTGGATCGGGTTCACGACGTTCGCGCAGCCGATCGACCGCATCGGCCGCGAGGCGATCGACCTCGTCGTCGCCCGCATCGACGACCCCGCCAGTGCGGTCGAACACCGCTCGCTCCGTGGCACGGTGGTGCCCGGTCGGACGCTCCGGCGGGCCTGAGTCGCGGTGCCGGCGGGGCCGTGGTTCCGGCGGAGCCTGCTTCCGTGGAGCTGAGTGCGGCGCAGCCCGGCCCAGCCCGGGCCTGCGAGGATGGTGCCGTGAAGACTCGTACCTGGGGTTGGCTCGCCGCCGTCATCGACGTCGTGCTCATCGTGGCGTTCGCCGTCATCGGACGCTCGTCACACGGCGAGGCGTTCGCGCCGCTCGGACTCTGGACGACCGCGTACCCGTTCCTGGCCGGCTGGGCCATCGCGTACGTGACCTCCGGAGCGTGGTCGCGGCCGCTCGCGATCTGGCCGACCGGTGTCGTCGCGTGGATCCTGACCGTGTTCGTCGGCATGGCGATCCGGGTCGCGACCGGGCAGGGGGTCGTCGACGGCAACCCGCTACCGATCTCGTTCGTGATCGTGGCGACGATCGTGCTCGGGGTGTTCCTGGTCGGCTGGCGGCTCCTCGCCCGGCTCGTGCTGCGGATCCGGTCCGGTCGGCGGACGGCCGACGCCCCGGGCGCCGGCGACGCCCGGTAGGGACCACGATGCACATCCCCGACGGGCAGTACCGACCCCGTCCCGTCCAACTGGTGGTGGCGACGGCGCTCCTGGCGTCGGCGACCGGAGTCCTGCTGGTCCTCTGGCTGGTCATGTGGCTCCCCGTGCTCCTGTCCGGAGCAGCCACGTCCCTCTTCGCCTGGCCCCTGGTCCTGGTCCTCGCGGTGGCCCCCTGGTGCGCCGTCATCGCCGCGCTCGTCCTCGGCCTGGTCGCGCGCAGCGAGCAACCGACTGCGTCCGCGGACGCCGTGATCGGCATCAGCGTGATCCTCGTCCTGGTGGTTCCGGCAGCGCTCTGGTTCGGTGTTCCGGCGCTGCTCGTGACGTGACCGAGTAGGTCCGGTCGACACCCCGGCGTCCTGACCGTGCGACGGCTCCAGGAGGTGCGCGGCCCGTCCGCTAGAACAGGCCGCCGCGCGGACCCTCGTCGGGTCCGTCGAGCCCGCGGAACATGTCCGACACCAGGGCGGCGATCTGCGGTTCGACGAGCCGCTCGACCGCTTCCGCGATGCGCTCCCGGTGGTCGAGCAGCGCCAGGCACACGGCCGTGCCGGTCGAGCGCGCACACTCGTCGGACAGCTCGATCTCGTGGCGGAGGGCGGCCTTCGCCTCCTCCGACAGGGGCTCGCGGGGTTCCGGCGCCGAGGCCCCGGTACCCGCCAGCTCCCCGAGCGTGAACAGGAACGGCTCCCCCGGCTCCGGCTGCGGGTCGACGTCCAGGCCCTGGAACTCCGGCGACAGCCCGTCGGCCGGCTGGTAGCCCGCGCGCCGCTTGTGTGCCGCGGCCCGCTCGAGCTCACGCTGCAGCAGCGGCAGGTTCTTCGCGGTGTAGTCGTCGACGGCGTCCTCGACGATGGCCGACATCCGGCCGATCAGCGCGTGCTGGACCGGGTGCGGCACGTCGGGTCCGAACCCGGCAGCGGCGGCGACCGGGGAACCGGTGCAGCGCCGGCAGATGCGGGTCCGCGGGCGGGCCGTGCCGATCTGCCAGCGGGGCAGCCAGCGCAGCCACACGTCGACGGCGTTCCGCACGCGTCCGTCGATGCCGTCCATCCTGCAAGCGTAGGCGGCGCGCCCGGGATCCGACCCGAGGCTCGGTGCAGCGGACAGAACTCGGCGGATGTGGCACGGAATCTGTCCGCCTGGCCGAGGCTCGGCGCCGGCGCGGCGGCGGGCCGCGCGGGCCGCGCGGGCGCGGCCGCAGCCGGGCGGGAGGCTCGGGGCGCGGCCGTCAGGCGGGCTCGGTCACGAAGTCGATGAGCTCTTCGACGCGCCCGAGCAGCTCCGGCTCGAGGTCGGCGA
Protein-coding sequences here:
- a CDS encoding inositol monophosphatase family protein, with the translated sequence MTAQEATVTPSAPAPDAVGSVVRVPRLVAHRGAPRVRRENTLPAIAVAEALGAETIEVDVRRTADGVAVLLHDETLGRMWGDARPVSEVRWCDVARLGNGLDRIPRLDAALERLDGCASTLLVDLTDAADAVVAARTVAGFGGTTAVSWCGAPAAMAAVRAELPDADVWLAWQSLEPPTAEDLLALTPSTINLDVAFLTPRTVQAAHALGLRVAVWTVDDAEPALWAARLGVDSITTNDVAAIRAAFAAAERDGWPERDREPTETEVASRAQALAHRIAHEVIAFTREHPVSEVTTKADPADLVTDVDRLVEQHVRSRVRTAFPTHGFTGEEYGDAPGDRHRWYLDPVDGTTNLVNGVPWTSMSLCLTRGGRPLVGVVADPWRGEVLEARRGRGAVVRDRALRLDDVPRALAGAVVGTELDGHRPWPGFGAFLDALADRSCTLRVQGSGTLTIAQVAAGRGIGGCVSSFSPVDHGAAVLLVHEAGGVVLTLDGPVQDFPPVGAPFLVAHPGAADELFQVWTAAVTGGGSAS
- a CDS encoding oxygenase MpaB family protein, translating into MSFVTDALRTRLQATFTGNTHGSPEWVDELEKGTDAGFFGPGSATWSVHGGNQTIVAGVRALLVQALHPGALAGVADHSRYREDPFGRLAGTIRWIYTVTHGDTATATSGSEWVLRLHERVRGQYVDGHGIGRPYTANDPDLARWVHLAFTDAFLRTAQRWGEPIPGGADAYVREWAIAGRLMRVQDAPETEAELRAQMDGYLDRGELAVTPRTREVLRFIKNPPLAAMLRPGYRALYQGAVSTLDPRHRALLGIRSSMLGPIELPVDRATGLVLDGITGVLGSQSGSERAALQRIARLEREAEGARAGADTGAGAGAVAVVDAVAAERGPGAA
- a CDS encoding ABC transporter permease produces the protein MTQTVPNGPALDREARGDSATGLPPVPSPARGSGPTGQRTTQQRLERRRRVQGLALVTAPVLVVVLFVGVPVVNAALFSLGFTGGLNQALADIGQDTVSGFSFAVYGTLLGNPTFLRDLGATIGVTLASTGLTIALAVLIAVILRLRGGFLGRTLSVLAVVPIFVPVVIASWSILTFTDAQGFLRSAGAQVGIDVPVWGYTLVAVVFGSVWTSLPFAVLMIAGALQGTPDALIEAARDAGASTWRVVWQVLLPMAATPMVIATTFTVIGVLGSFTVPYFTGPNAPSMLGVDISKYFQSYNRPQQSTAMAFIVFAFAAAASVLYLRSTVRSNARELGKGQR
- a CDS encoding ABC transporter permease; the encoded protein is MIKRLTGTALVWATAVVLAVFIAGPLLWLAVRAFATSWTYPDLLPDGWTLKWWGTVFQDPSLAVAVQNSLVLAPLTVLIAAVVCLPAAWAISRIEFPGRRVVLVGLFATNAFPKMGLFVTMSAMFTALDLMNTVTGILIVHVLGCVVFMTWLPAAAFSAVPRSLEEAARDAGAGRWRTFWSVTFPIAWPGILVAMVMSFLASFDEAQGTYLVGAPAYMTMPTAMYSLVLNSPRQVSAVFAIALSIPSVVLMTLARKHIMGGRLADGFQIR
- a CDS encoding ABC transporter ATP-binding protein, producing the protein MSDATLLADPAPSLPAVGRPTDDRTGGGLALRGLTKSLGGRDVVAGIDLDVAKGELVSLLGPSGCGKTTTLRMVAGFLPVDAGTVTMGGADVTDLGPERRPSAMVFQNYALWPHMTVTQNVAFPLRTRRVSKAETRRRVHEALELVGLTHHATSKPTAISGGEQQRVALARAIVQEPDVLLLDEPLSNLDAKLRVSVRDEIRRIQQRLGITTVIVTHDQDEALSVSDRIAVMHDGRIEQVASPTDLYARPSTRFVASFIGATSRVAGAFLAGVVAPSTDGDEVLVRPEEVVLTDDGPVRATVSRVLMRGHFAELVLHAGDAELRAFVTGPPPAVGTETGVRLGAVLVYRDGVLVEAGR
- a CDS encoding long-chain-fatty-acid--CoA ligase, whose protein sequence is MTTDTPRPWLASYASGVPHDIEPMSGSLPDLVEQSARRFPKAVALEFFTRETTYAELEEQIARAANGLRKLGVTKGDRVALVLPNCPQHVVAFYAVLRLGGIVVEHNPLYTPRELRHQFEDHGATVAIAWDKSVATLQDFPADVALRAIVSVDLTRAMPRTTRLALSLPVAKARESRAKLTTSVSGTTRWDDLVSTRKLSKRHPCPETDDVALIQYTSGTTGTPKGAVLTHRNLLANAAQARAWIPQISAGDGSVVHAVLPMFHAYGLTLCLTFAMSIAGRLVLFPAFDPALVLKAIKKRPPTFLPAVPPIYARLQHAADSAKVSLAGIDIGISGAMPLSQDVIEPWEARTGGFLVEGYGLSECSPVLMANPVSDARRLGAIGLPLPSTECRVVDPDDESRVLGTDESGELQVRGPQVFGGYWGKAEATDEVFTSDGWFRTGDIVAIDADGFVRIVDRLKELIITGGFNVAPSEVEDTLLKHPSVKEVAVVGIVQSGNEQVVAAVIPTDPATFDAEALRAWSRDHLAAYKVPRRVVVVEDLPRSMIGKVLRRKVRDAILHR